The DNA sequence ACTCCGGGTCCCTGCAGGAACCCGGAGTGCACGGCGTACGAGCCCGAGGGAGGCCGGCCCGAGGGAGGCCGTCCCGAGGGGGCTTAGCCCTTCGCGTCCAGGCCGGACGCGACGAGGCCGTTCGCCCACAGCTGGTTGACGCGCGAGCGCTCGGCGGAGTTCGGGGTGGCGTTCTGGCAGGAGGTGCCGGGGCCGCCGCCGGACATCAGCTCGCTGCACGGACCCGAGTAGTGGTCCGGCAGGCCGAGCACGTGACCCGTCTCGTGCGAGGTCACGCGGGTGGAGTTGTACTGCTGGTTCTGCCGGTAGTCCAGGAAGATGTAGCCCTGGCCGTGGCCGTTCGTGCTCGCGTACGAACCGCGCGAGTCGTTGCCCTCGTAGTACGCGAAGTTCCCGCCCGAGGACACCTCCTGCAGTTTGACGTTGACCACCGAGCTGTTCCAGATCTGCGTCGAGCGGGCTATCTGGGTGCGGAAGCTCGGCGCGTTGCGGGTGTTGTAGGTGACGGTCACGGCCGCCAGGCCCGGGGTCGCGGCGCGCTGCTGGGCCACCGAGCGCTGCACGGCCTCGAAGAAGGCGCGGTTGGCGGCCTGGTTCTCCTTCGACTGCTCGTACGCGGCGTACGTGCTCGGGCTGCCGACGCCGGCCGAGGCCGTGGCGGTCGTGCCCGGGACGACGGCGCCGAGGACGGCGGCGACGGCGAGCCCGACGGCGGACAGAGTGGTATTGCGGGAGTGACGCATGTGGGGGACTCCTGCTCATCCGGTGCGGTGGGGGGTCGTTCGGTACCGGAGTCTGGGGGAGCGGGAGTGGCCGGCGGATGATGTCAGCCCCCGATAACGCCGGCCTATCGGGGGGATTTCGGAAGCCCGACTCCCAAGAGAATGGCGGGATTCGAGGGGATACCGGTTACTGGTGCGGTCGGCTCGCCCCGGCCTACTCTCGGGGCATGGAGCTTGAGGTCAGGCACCTGCGCGCCCTGTGCGCCATCGCCGACGCCGGCAGCCTGCACAAGGCCGCCCGGCAGCTCGGCGTGAGCCAGCCCTCCCTGACGACCCAGCTGCGGCGCATCGAACGCGCCCTGGACGGGGAGCTGTTCCTGCGCGAGCGCACCGGATGCCGGCCGACTCCCTTCGGGCGCACCATACTCGGGCGGGCGCGGCCGCTCCTGGCCGAGATGGCGGCCCTCGTCGCGGAGGCGCGGGCGCTGTCCCGGGGGCCCCGGCTGCGGATCGGTTCGACGGCCAGCCGCGCCCTGCCCGGCTGGCTGCGGCGGCTGCACCGGCGGCTGCCCGACACCGAGACCGACCTGATGGTCGACGTGTCCGCCAACGCGCTGCTGCGGATGACGGCCGCGGGCCGGCTCGACGTGGCCTTCGTGCACGAGGTGGAGGGCAGCCCGCTGCGGGTGCCTCCCGGGCTGGAGTTACGGGTCCTGATGGAGCGCGAGCCGCAGTTCGTGTCCATGTCCCGGGACCATCCGGCGGCGGCCCGGTCCGTCGTGGAGCTGCGCGACCTCGCCGCCGACCGGTGGACCGTGGACCCGTCGGTGGACGGGGAGTGGGACGGCCTGCGCCGGGTCCTCGCCGGCGCAGGCCTCGACCCGCCCCTGCTGCACGCCGACTACCACACGGCCGCCTCGCTGATCGCCTCCGGCGAGGCCGTCGCCCCCTGCCAGCCCACCTCCGGCATGCGCGAGGACATGGCGATCCGGCCGCTCTCGGGCGACCCGCTCGCCGTACGCCTCCTCCTCGCGACCCGACCCGGGGTGCACGCGCAGGTTTCCGAGGGGGTGTACGAGGACCTCCGCGCGGCCTACCGCGAAGCGGCGCTGGGGACTCCGCCCTACCGCGCCTGGCTGCGCCGCAACGCGAGCCCGCTGCTGGCGGCGTAGGGGGGAAGGGCGGGCCCTAGGCGCGGCGGCGGGCCCGGTCGTAGGCCAGGGCGGCCGCGCCGTGGGTCACCAGGACGGTGCCCGCGGCCAGCCAGCCCGGGCTGCGGCGGCGGGCCGCCCACACCATCAGGGGGGCTCCGGCGGCCAGTTGGGCCGCACCCGCCAGGCGGGCCTTGGGGCCCCGGAGCCACGGGCCCAGGGGGCTGTCCTCGACCACCGCGAGCTCCGCCCGCACGGTGTCGCGCCAGCCCGCCCACTCCACCCGCTCCGCCGCCGGCGCGACCCGGGCCGCCTCCCGCAGCCGGTCGGCCGGTTCGCCCGGGTTCAGCCCCGCCGGGAGCGCCAGCCCCGCGCGGGCGAGCAGCGCGATGACGCCGAGCAGCCGGGAC is a window from the Streptomyces sp. NBC_01244 genome containing:
- the snpA gene encoding snapalysin, with the protein product MRHSRNTTLSAVGLAVAAVLGAVVPGTTATASAGVGSPSTYAAYEQSKENQAANRAFFEAVQRSVAQQRAATPGLAAVTVTYNTRNAPSFRTQIARSTQIWNSSVVNVKLQEVSSGGNFAYYEGNDSRGSYASTNGHGQGYIFLDYRQNQQYNSTRVTSHETGHVLGLPDHYSGPCSELMSGGGPGTSCQNATPNSAERSRVNQLWANGLVASGLDAKG
- a CDS encoding LysR family transcriptional regulator; translation: MELEVRHLRALCAIADAGSLHKAARQLGVSQPSLTTQLRRIERALDGELFLRERTGCRPTPFGRTILGRARPLLAEMAALVAEARALSRGPRLRIGSTASRALPGWLRRLHRRLPDTETDLMVDVSANALLRMTAAGRLDVAFVHEVEGSPLRVPPGLELRVLMEREPQFVSMSRDHPAAARSVVELRDLAADRWTVDPSVDGEWDGLRRVLAGAGLDPPLLHADYHTAASLIASGEAVAPCQPTSGMREDMAIRPLSGDPLAVRLLLATRPGVHAQVSEGVYEDLRAAYREAALGTPPYRAWLRRNASPLLAA